ATGACGGTCCGTCCGTCGGTGCTCCGCTGCACGGTCAACTCGCCGAGCAGGCTCCAGTGCGCCAGGAATCGGGCGCTGAAGGCGACCCGCCTTCCGTCGATCCCACCGAGGTACTCCGTCACGGGGTCGCCCGAGGGCACGCGCCTCACCAGCACCCTTCGCTGCTTCGACGCCGTGACGAACGCGAGGGCCTGGCCGCCCGCGCTGAACTCGACGTCTTCGAGGTGCTGCTTCAGGGGCAGCCATGGTGCGGGGATGCGCCTGCCCTTGCGCAGGTCCCACAGCTCGGCTCTGCCTTCGCCGGTGGAGGACACCACGCCGAGGCTGCGGTCGGCGTTCACGGCGTCCAGGCCCGCGCCCGATCCCGCCCGGAGCCGCGTGCGGCCGGCTACGTCCCACCACCGGCTCGCATAGTCGCCTTCGGGGACGGCCAGCAACCGCCCGGTGCCGTCGAAGATCATCTCGCCCGGCTGGAACTCTTCGACGCCGGCCGCGAATCCGCTGCCGACGGGCCTGCCCGTGGTGATGTCCCACAGCCGCACGTTGTGATCGTCTTGGAGGGCGAGCGTCCTGGTGTCGGGGCTGAGCGCCGCCTTCCTGACCGTCTTGCCCACGCCGGAGAACGTGCGGATCCGGCTGTGTGCCCGCACGTCCCAGAGCCGTACCAGGCCGCTCTGCACGGCTGCGAGCACGTGGCCGTCGCGGCTGAGGGCGTAGACCGTGTCGGGGCTCGCGTACGGATCGGTGAAGGAGTCGGTCATGGGTTGGGACAGCGACTCGTAGAGCGCTCCGCGCGACTCGGGCAGTGCGGGGGCGAGCCGCCACGCCACCGCGCTCAACAGCATCGCGAGTCTGGGATCGCTCTGGCGCAGGTCGGCGGCGCGCAGCGCGAGCGATCGGGCCGTGGCCATGTCCCGCTGCCGGTCGGAGACTCCCCGGCGATGTTCTGCCAGGCCGAGCCCGCCGAGCGCGGCCACCAGCAGGACGGCGAGCGTGGCGGCGAGCAGACCCCGGCGTCTGGACTGCCGCCTGGTCTGCCTTGCCGCGGCGTCGAGGAACTCGCGCTCCAGTTCCAGCAGCGTGATGTCCCTGCGCTCGGTGGCGGCCCACCGCAGGGTCCTGTCGAGGCTGGAGCCGTGCAGCAGGTCGCCGGGCTTACGGCCGTGACCGTCCCAGAACCGGGCGGCCTCGGTCAGCCGACGATGGATGGGCAGGCCCTCGCGGTTGTCCGCCACCCACTGCCGCAGCCGCGGCCACGCCTGGATCAGGGCGGGTCTGGCCAGCGTGTAGGCGGAGTCCACCTCGGTGATCAGCCCGGCTGCGCCGTAGAGGGTCAGCAGTGAGTCGACGGCGCCGGAGTCCATGAGCTCCGCGCGGGAGACCCGCCTGATCGTCTCGTCGCCGTCGACCATCCGCAGGAAGACCTCGGGCGCGACGGCTCTCTCGCCCTCGGAGAGCTCCTCGAAGAGTTCCTCGGCGATCGTGCCCAGATCCGGAGCCGCCGGGCCCTTCAGCGAGGCGGCCGCGGTACCGCCCTCGGTCAGCAGTTCGTCGTCGTCCAGGTCGCCGAGCAGAGCGAGCAGGACGCCCTTGGCCGAGGGCCGCCGGACGGGATCCCGCGAGAGCGCCGTGGCCACCAGCCCGCTGAGAGGTTCGGTCAGCGCGTTCAGATCGGGCCGGAAGCCGAGTATGCCGCTGGCGACCGCCATGGGGTTCTGGCTCCGTACGGCGTCACGCCCCGACGCGGAGAACAGCACCACCAGCGCCCAGGCCCAGATGTCGGCGGCGGCCGTGGCGCCGCGGCCCGCCAGGACCTCCGGCGCCATGTAGTTGGGCGTACCCATGATCGGACCCGTCGTGGTCGGCCCCACCTCCCGTGCCACGCCGAAGTCGATCACCCGCGGCCCATCGGGGCTCAGGATGATGTTGTCGGGTTTGAGATCGCGGTGGACCAGCCCGACCTGGTGGATGGCGGCCAACGCGGTGGCGACGCCGATGGCCAGGCGCCGCAGTGCGTCCCCTCCGTACGGGCCCGCCTCACTGATCACCTGGCGCAGGGTGGGACCGGGGACGAATTCGCTGACGATGTAGGGCTCGGCCACGTCCAGGCGGGTCTCGATGACCCTGGCGGTGCAGAACGAGGCCACCCGCTGCGCGGCCGCGGCTTCGGCGGCCAGCCGGGACCGGGAGGCCGGGTCGTCGACCCTGGGCACCTTGACCGCGACCCGCTCCCCGGCCTCACCGTAGGCCTCGTAGACCACCCCCTGCCCGCCGGCGCCCAGCCGACCCGCCAACCAGTAGGGACCTAACCGCTGCGGGTCGGAAGGAGCAAGAGGAGTCATCAATATGGAATTCTGAGGATCAAGTGATCAGTTGTCCGTCGTACCGAGGAAATTCACATGGAATTTCGCATCATGGGCGCACTTGAGGTGCGTGACGGCGCGGAGAACCGGACCCCGACCGCACCGAAGCACAGAGATCTGCTGGCGATGTTCGTGCTGAACGCCCGACGGCCGCTGACGGTCGGGCGGCTGCGCAAGCTGCTGTGGCCCCGCGAGGACGGGGAGCGCTCCGACTCGCTCGTGCGGGGGTACATCGGCCAGCTCCGGCAGTTGATCGGCAAAGATGTGATCACCACTGTGTCGGGGACCTACACGCTGGCAATCGAGGAGGAGCAGCTCGACGTCGACCGCTTCAGGCGGCTCGTGGCACGGGGATCGCGTGAGGATCTTCAGGAGGCACTCGCCCTGTGGCGGGGCCCGGCGCTGGAGGACGTCGACCCCGACGCCGGGCGCTGGGTGGAGACCGGGCGACTGCGCGAGGAACTGCAGGAGCTGCACCTGCTTGCCCTGGAACGCCGCGTCGGCTACGAACTCGACGCGGGCCTCCACCGTGAGGTCCTCGCGGAGTTGCGGCGGCTGGTCGCGCAGCATCCGCTCTGGCAGCGCTTCCACGGCCAGTACATGCTCGCGCTCTATCGCAGTGGCCGCCGCGTGGACGCGCTGAACGCCTACTCCGCGCTGCGCGACGAACTCGACGAAGGGCACGCCGTCGAGCCCGACGCGGAGCTTCAGCTCCTCTACCACCGGATGCTCCACGACGACGTCTCGCTGCACGTCTCCGCCGGCCCGCCCGTGCTCCTGCCGCGCGATGTGGCCGACTTCACCGGCAGGCAGGATCTGCTCGACCAGGTGATCGGTGACCAGGTCGTCGTCCACGGCGCGGCGGGCGTGGGCAAGTCGGCGCTGGCCGTGCACGCCGCGTGGCAGCAGCGGGAGCGCTTCCCTGACGGGATCCTCTACGCCGACCTGCGCGAGACGACCGCTCCCGCCGCGGTGCTCGAGGACTTCCTGCGCTGGCTGGGCTGTCCCGCCCAAGCCGTTCCCGCCACCCTCGATCGGCGCGAGCGCCTGCTCCGCACGTACGCGGCCAACCGGCGGCTGCTCGTGCTGCTCGACAACGCCGCCGACGAGGGCCAGGTCCGGCCGCTGCTGACGGCGTGCCCGACGGTCGTCACAAGCCGGTCCACACTCGGCGGGCTCACCGGCGCGACCCGCGTGCCCGTCGGCGTGCTCGATGATGACGACGCCTCCGACCTCGTCTCCAGGCTGATCGGGCCGGGGCGGGCGGCACAGGCCGCGACGGCACGGCTCGTGCGCCTGTGCGGCGGCCTGCCCATCGCGCTGCGGATCGCCGGATCCCGTCTCGCCGCCCGCCCCGCCTGGACGGTCGACTACCTGGTGGGTCTGCTTGCGGACGAGCATGGGCGGCTCGACCGGCTGCACGCGGGCGACCAGGCCGTCCGCGGTGTGTTGCGTCTCGGCTACGACGGCCTGCCCGAGCCGGCCAGGCGCACGCTGCGCCGGCTCGGCACGCTGTCCGCGCCCGACTTCGCCGACTGGGTGGCCGCGGTCTTCGGCGGCCACGCGGAGGCACTGGTGGAGGCGGGCCTGCTGGAGACACACGTGATCGATGTCGCCGGCCAGGTCCGCTACCGGCTGCACGACCTCACCCGGCTCTTCGCGCGAGAACAGCTGGATGCCGACGCCGCCCACGAGGCGCTGTCGGACCTTCTGGCGGTCGCGATGACGAGGGTCCAGGCCTCGCGGTTCACCCTGGTCTCCGGCGGACCGGCCTCCCCGCCCGCCGCGACGACGGACATCAGGCAGTCGGTGGAGTGGCTGCACGCCGAGCGGGTGTTCCTGGTGAACCTCGTCGACGACCTGCACGGCGCCGGACTGTGGGAGGAGAGTTGGCGGTTGGCGCACCTGCTCACCCCGTTCCTCGAACGACAGCGATTCCTGCAGGACTGGCGGCGGACCTGCGAAACCGGTCTCGAAGCCGCCCGCCGTACGGGCAGCGCCCGCGGCGTCGCCCTGCTCCTGCGCGACCAGGGCGACCTGCACCGTGCCGAACGGCAGTGGGACCTGGCGCACGATCGGCTCAGGCTGGCACTGAGCGCGTTCCTGCGCGAGGGCACCGCGCGGGACGTGGCCCACACCCGGCGCAGGATCGGCCAGGTCCATCTGGAGCAGGGCAGACTGAACGAGGCGGAAATCAACCTCGTCAAGTGCCTCGCCGCGTTCGAGAACACCAAGGACATCGCGGAGACGCTCTGCGTGCTGGGCTCGGTGGCACACCGGGCGGGCCGCTTCACGGAGGCGGCCGAACGCCTTTGCGATGCGGCCGCGCGCCTGGCCGATCTGGGCGAGCGCCACCGGCACGCGGACGTGCTGCTGGAGCTGACCGCGGTACGGCTGGCGCAAGGCCTGGTCCCCGACGCCAGGCAGGTGGCGCAGCAGGCGAGAGGCATCGCCGTACGCCTCGGCGATCGACTGCTCGACGCTCGCGGGCTGCTGATGCTCGCACGCGTCAACCTCGCCGAGGGTGCCACGGAACGGGCGCGTGACCTGGCCGGGGAAGCACTGAAGATCTTCGACGAAGCCGGCGACGACCAGGGCAGAGGCGAGGCGCTGGAGGTGCTCCGCGGGACCTGACAGATCCTCAACGTTTCCTCAACGCGCCCCGTCCTACCTTCTTCTCACACAGCACGAGAGAGGAAGACGACATGAAGCCGATCTCAAAGATCAGCGCCGCTGTCGTGGCCGGCGCGCTGTCGCTGGGCACGATGGCCGCCACCGCGGAGGCCTCGTCGGCCACCCCGGCCAAGGCCACCGGCACGGCCGTGGTCAGCGCCGCCTCGGCCGGCTACCTGAGCGGTAGCTGCCGGGCGAGCCGGGGTAACTACGGCAACCTCAAGGCGTACTACTACACCTCCGGCAGCAAGGACTACTTCAACCAGTTCAACTGGTACCTCGCCGGGCCCGGGCTCAGGAACAAGAACAACGTCTACCTGAGGGTCCGGGAGCACCTGAACGGCCGGGCCGACCGGACGCTCTGGTCCTGGGCGTCGGGGGACAACGTCCGGCGGGGTACCGGTGGATACTCGGCACGACCCGGCGTCGGGGTTCCGCGGCGGGCGAAGGTCCACGTCGACTTCAGCTTCATCTTCGACCGCAGCGGCAGCGATCCGCGCTGCACCGGCCGTACCAACAGCGTCTGATCTCTGCTCCGTGACAGATGGTGGCGCGCCGCGCACCGGCGCGCCACCCGGACATCCGAACGAAGGTGATCATGAAACCCGCAGCGGTCTCCGCACTGTCGACCGCGGTCGTCACGGTCGCCGCGCTGGCGGTCGGCGCCTGTTCGCCGCCCGCGCCCGCCGGTTCCGCAGCGGCCCGCGCCGCCGAGCCCGGCGCCGTGCTGATCGCCGCGTCCCCCGAAGGCGCCGTGCTGCTCGACCCGCGCACGGAGTCCTTCCTGGGCATCGCCAGAAACGGACAGCGGATCTGGCAGGACCGGACGGCCTACCAGCGTGGGTCGGATGCCATCTGCCTGGCACGCTGTCCGGACGCGGTCTTCTCCGGCACATGGGACGCGGCCGGTCCCGACCCGTCCCCCCGGCAGCCCACGCCTACCGGCACCCGCCCCTTCTCCACCACGGACTCCCCGATCCGCCGGGTGCTGACGGCGCGCTCCCCGTCCGACGCCGTTATCGCCGAGGGCCCCGCGGACGGCGTCGGGCGGCTCCGCCTGGTGCGTCCCGACGGACCATCCATCCAGGTGCCCGTGCCCGCGGCGGCCGATGTCGTCTGGAGTGAGAACCCGGCCCGCACGGCGGCTCTCGCGGTGGCGCGCGGCCCCGAGGACAAGAGCGAAGCGCTGTGGTTCCAGCGCGACCGAGGCGGATGGCGGCCCCTGTCCGGCCATCTACCGGCGGGCCCGGCATGGGGCGCCTGTACGGCGGGGCACGGCGAGCTCGCCGTACTCGTGGGAGCCGAACCCATGCTGATCCTGCGGCGCGCGCGCACGGTGCCGATCAAGACCGATCTGGAGATGACCGGTGAATGCGCGGCCGGCCAAGCCGGCGCCGTCGTGCTGGCACGCTGGAAAGACGATCGGGGCAGGCCCCATACGGCCATCCGCGGAGTGGGCGCTTCGGGCGCGCAGACCTGGGCTCGGGATATCCCAGCCGAGGTACAGGTCAGGGCCGAGCCCTCCGGTGAGCGATTCGTCCTCGTGTACGACGGCACCGCCGAACTGGTCGACCAGCGAGGGCGGACAACCGAGACGCACACCGGCGTGCTGTCCGCCGCCTACACCGAGGTGGCGGAACTCGTCCTGCTACGAGACGACTACAGCGTCCAATGGCTGACATCGTGATGCCGGACCCTCCGCCGGGCATGGGCGGTGCCGCGGCCTCCGGACCTGACCGTCACCCCGGCGGAGGAGAAGGCCGGACGGCGGCGATGACGAATGCGGTCGCCGATCGCCTCGTCGGAGTGACGGCTGCCGAGGCCGCCGGTGATGTAGAGCTTGGTGGCGACCATGTCGTCCCAGAGCCGGTCGAGCGCCTCGAACAGCGAGCGGTCGCCGGTCTCCAGGTAGATGTCGGCCGCGCCCGCCGCGAGGTAGGTCATCCGTACGGCGTGTCCGGTGACCGAGGGCAGCTCGCGGAAGGGCAGGTGGTCCTGGAAGTACTCGGGGGGGGAAGATCGTGTGTTTCAGTTTCCCCAGGCCCCGCCGGTCCACGAACAGGCCCGCCTGGACGAGGTAGGCGCGGTTGCCGGTCTCCCTGAACAGCTCGACCAGGGCCATCTCGACCTCGGGGTGACCGCAGACGCCCTCCTCCCCGCCGGGCCCGAACCGCTCCACCACCAGGTCGGCGAACTTCACCGCCGCCGAGAGCAGCCGCCCGTCGCCCATCCGCCGCCTGGCGGCGACCGCGGCCTGGATGAGGTGGCCCAGGTTGTAGAGCTCGTGACCCCAGGCGAGGTCTTCCCACGGCTTCTTCGCGCACGCCGGGTCCTGGAAGAAGGAGTTCAGGTAGCCGTCCTCGGCCTGCACCCGCTCAAGCAGTTCCACGACCTCGTCGAAGAACTCCCGCGCCTCGTCCGGCGCGGTGCCGGCGCCGATCTCGTACGCCACCCCTTCGACAGGGCCCCGGCAAAGTGGAAGTTTGTCCGATTCGGTGGACCGTAGTCGAGCCCGCGTCACCAGATGACCTGCGATGACACTCTGGTTGACCAGTCGCTCGAAACGGACATCGCGGTACGTTCGTCGACTTTGCCGGGGCCCTGGCCAGACCGAGGGGATGGAGAAGCTGCGTCCTGAGGACATCGCCGAAGCGGTCTCCTACATCGTCACCCGGGACCGTCGCGTGTCCGTCAACGAGATCCTCATCCGGGCCGGCGAGCAGACCTGGTGACCGGGAACAGCGGTGGCCAACCCGCCGGATCGCGCCGTGACACGGTCAGGGGAAAGTTTCGGCAGGTGCAGGGATTCGTTGATCAAGGACGGTGTGTGGCGGGAGTGACCGACTGCGGAAGTGGATGAGAGTCGTGACGGTCACGACCCAGCAAGACACCGGAGGAACCCCGTGGGACGCTTCTTCACCAGGACCGGCGGCCTGACCGCTATCGCGCTGCTCGCATCGGCGATGCTCGCCCCCATGACGGCCGCGCCCGCCCAGGCCGCCGCGGCGCGCCCGTGCGCGATGCCCGCGTCCGCCCCGGCCGTGCCCGCCGACGCCGCTTCGGCCTCGCGGACCGCCGCGGCTGAGCCGGCCTACTTCAAGATGACGACCGCCGGCTCCAGCGAACCGTTCATCATCCAACTCACCGACCCCGCGCTGATCGAGCACGCCAGGAAGATCCTCCGCGGCGAGGAGACCGAGAAGACCCACGTCATGGGCCGGATCATCAAGAGGCCGGCCCCCTACAACCCGCACTACGGCTTCTACCTCGACCCGAAGACGATCAACTTCTTCGAGATGGCCATCGAGGTCTGCGACGCGACGCTGACCTACACCGAAGACCACCTCGACGAGGCCTGCGGCGCCTTCCTGCCCGGCTGCTACTTCTGCCCCTGGACCTCCAAGCTGGTCGGCGAGGTCCCCGCCCCCTGACCCCTGACGGGAGTCTCCGCGTCCAGGCGGCCACCACTCACGCCTGATCGGTGGCCGCCCGGACCCGGAGCGGGCGGATCCTCCCTCACCCGGGGAACACGTCGCGGTCGGAAGGACGGCGGCAGCGCGCACCCCAGCCGCTCCTCCAGCGCGGCCACCTCCGCCTCGGAGGCCGGTGGAAAACCGAGCCAGGTGTCATCGACCGGCTCCACGGCCCCGGAAGACGGTTCCACATCGTGCAAGGCGGCCCGCTCCTCGCTCCAGCGCTCCAGCGCTCCAGGAACGGCTTCCAGTCCCCACGATTCACCCGGCACTCCTCAATGTCGGCGATGTCGCGCCCATCCCAGCAGAAGCCATCGACATCAAGGGCGATAACCGTCCCGCAATAACGAATGATTTCGCATTAGCCCCTTCAAAGTCGCCTTTATCGCATTAAGGTGAAAAAGGGAAAAATAGCGGGAGGGAGCGGAGGCCGATGGCATCGGGAACGGGGCCGTTGTCGCCGGACTTCA
Above is a genomic segment from Streptosporangium album containing:
- a CDS encoding WD40 repeat domain-containing serine/threonine-protein kinase, with protein sequence MTPLAPSDPQRLGPYWLAGRLGAGGQGVVYEAYGEAGERVAVKVPRVDDPASRSRLAAEAAAAQRVASFCTARVIETRLDVAEPYIVSEFVPGPTLRQVISEAGPYGGDALRRLAIGVATALAAIHQVGLVHRDLKPDNIILSPDGPRVIDFGVAREVGPTTTGPIMGTPNYMAPEVLAGRGATAAADIWAWALVVLFSASGRDAVRSQNPMAVASGILGFRPDLNALTEPLSGLVATALSRDPVRRPSAKGVLLALLGDLDDDELLTEGGTAAASLKGPAAPDLGTIAEELFEELSEGERAVAPEVFLRMVDGDETIRRVSRAELMDSGAVDSLLTLYGAAGLITEVDSAYTLARPALIQAWPRLRQWVADNREGLPIHRRLTEAARFWDGHGRKPGDLLHGSSLDRTLRWAATERRDITLLELEREFLDAAARQTRRQSRRRGLLAATLAVLLVAALGGLGLAEHRRGVSDRQRDMATARSLALRAADLRQSDPRLAMLLSAVAWRLAPALPESRGALYESLSQPMTDSFTDPYASPDTVYALSRDGHVLAAVQSGLVRLWDVRAHSRIRTFSGVGKTVRKAALSPDTRTLALQDDHNVRLWDITTGRPVGSGFAAGVEEFQPGEMIFDGTGRLLAVPEGDYASRWWDVAGRTRLRAGSGAGLDAVNADRSLGVVSSTGEGRAELWDLRKGRRIPAPWLPLKQHLEDVEFSAGGQALAFVTASKQRRVLVRRVPSGDPVTEYLGGIDGRRVAFSARFLAHWSLLGELTVQRSTDGRTVMDRRLPDLPDTLRIDEADQVLRVAVQGGRIHTLDISPLFDRPVAVGTPDGSTLLGPGGRILVTGARDEARLWDVREARQIGAPIAGRANVLVFSTDGRRVALGDTAGKRVRVADTSSGRLLTSFAISNRQATGAGSLAFSPDGGTLAVATTGRDGVLPVELWNLKNGSVTLADVPAGGFMAFHPDGGLLVAGTTPELLDPASGVLRPRPEGLGGLLSPYAFRPDGGLIAFSGSGRISLWDSGLTSLVGDLPTAGDGVFLAWSPDGRTLASYESGDRIRLWDVPDRQPLGVVFDGLTGPGFGGGSSVAFSADGKTLYSATSEGVVRRHPLDGGRAAAAVCARAGQTMTLQEWQRHLPEIQRFEVCGQRAETPVVR
- a CDS encoding AfsR/SARP family transcriptional regulator; translation: MEFRIMGALEVRDGAENRTPTAPKHRDLLAMFVLNARRPLTVGRLRKLLWPREDGERSDSLVRGYIGQLRQLIGKDVITTVSGTYTLAIEEEQLDVDRFRRLVARGSREDLQEALALWRGPALEDVDPDAGRWVETGRLREELQELHLLALERRVGYELDAGLHREVLAELRRLVAQHPLWQRFHGQYMLALYRSGRRVDALNAYSALRDELDEGHAVEPDAELQLLYHRMLHDDVSLHVSAGPPVLLPRDVADFTGRQDLLDQVIGDQVVVHGAAGVGKSALAVHAAWQQRERFPDGILYADLRETTAPAAVLEDFLRWLGCPAQAVPATLDRRERLLRTYAANRRLLVLLDNAADEGQVRPLLTACPTVVTSRSTLGGLTGATRVPVGVLDDDDASDLVSRLIGPGRAAQAATARLVRLCGGLPIALRIAGSRLAARPAWTVDYLVGLLADEHGRLDRLHAGDQAVRGVLRLGYDGLPEPARRTLRRLGTLSAPDFADWVAAVFGGHAEALVEAGLLETHVIDVAGQVRYRLHDLTRLFAREQLDADAAHEALSDLLAVAMTRVQASRFTLVSGGPASPPAATTDIRQSVEWLHAERVFLVNLVDDLHGAGLWEESWRLAHLLTPFLERQRFLQDWRRTCETGLEAARRTGSARGVALLLRDQGDLHRAERQWDLAHDRLRLALSAFLREGTARDVAHTRRRIGQVHLEQGRLNEAEINLVKCLAAFENTKDIAETLCVLGSVAHRAGRFTEAAERLCDAAARLADLGERHRHADVLLELTAVRLAQGLVPDARQVAQQARGIAVRLGDRLLDARGLLMLARVNLAEGATERARDLAGEALKIFDEAGDDQGRGEALEVLRGT
- a CDS encoding BP74-related protein, with the protein product MGRFFTRTGGLTAIALLASAMLAPMTAAPAQAAAARPCAMPASAPAVPADAASASRTAAAEPAYFKMTTAGSSEPFIIQLTDPALIEHARKILRGEETEKTHVMGRIIKRPAPYNPHYGFYLDPKTINFFEMAIEVCDATLTYTEDHLDEACGAFLPGCYFCPWTSKLVGEVPAP